A region of Natribaculum luteum DNA encodes the following proteins:
- a CDS encoding DUF2240 family protein codes for MSLRVAVAAPFKQNGTRTLRENEFVVALSLDRDWFSPDQSKRLIDVATERELVERDGAELRAAFDPAAVTVPEEFTPDEDLLRERSAFEQVLDALVAEGLEKHEAVGAINALQGDLGVTIEVAAVVYARRQGLDVSELVPVARSALTEDD; via the coding sequence ATGAGCCTCCGCGTCGCCGTCGCAGCGCCGTTCAAACAGAACGGCACTCGAACGCTTCGAGAGAACGAGTTCGTCGTCGCGCTCTCGCTGGACAGAGACTGGTTCTCGCCCGACCAGTCGAAGCGACTGATCGACGTCGCGACCGAACGGGAACTCGTAGAGCGAGACGGTGCCGAACTCCGCGCTGCATTCGACCCCGCGGCGGTGACGGTCCCCGAGGAGTTCACCCCTGACGAAGACCTGCTGCGCGAGCGATCGGCGTTCGAGCAGGTGCTCGACGCGCTCGTGGCGGAGGGCCTCGAGAAACACGAGGCCGTCGGCGCGATCAACGCGTTGCAGGGCGACCTCGGCGTCACAATCGAGGTCGCAGCGGTCGTCTACGCTCGCCGACAGGGACTCGACGTCTCGGAACTCGTTCCCGTCGCGCGGTCGGCGCTGACCGAAGACGATTAA
- a CDS encoding ribonuclease H, with protein MAAHGRPALRDLFDESPTPHIAHPPRTHHRDFYVATDGSFRESGGGLGAVIETRDGTRVARVATTDTPPDNNVAEYRALHLGLDVLAARAPPDARVGVLVDHDDLASNVNNAVLAAGHPDRKPPRPFSIPPASTNHWRGIRARVNGFEELRVARIDSDQNPAHPLANAPDQYAHVNDELDRCVLPECPEPTAAEFPPPSRANRNGSGSHASD; from the coding sequence ATGGCCGCTCACGGCCGCCCCGCACTGCGGGATCTGTTCGACGAGTCGCCGACGCCCCACATCGCCCACCCCCCTCGCACCCATCACCGTGACTTCTACGTCGCCACCGACGGGTCTTTCCGCGAGTCTGGTGGGGGACTGGGTGCCGTGATCGAAACGCGCGACGGGACTCGCGTCGCTCGCGTCGCGACGACCGACACGCCGCCGGACAACAACGTCGCCGAGTACCGGGCGTTGCACCTCGGGCTCGACGTTCTCGCGGCTCGTGCCCCGCCCGACGCCCGTGTCGGCGTCCTCGTCGACCACGACGATCTCGCCAGCAACGTCAACAACGCCGTCCTCGCCGCCGGCCATCCGGATCGAAAGCCGCCGCGCCCGTTCTCGATCCCGCCGGCCAGCACGAACCACTGGCGTGGCATCCGCGCTCGAGTCAACGGCTTCGAGGAACTTCGCGTCGCGCGCATCGACAGCGACCAGAACCCCGCACACCCCCTCGCGAACGCACCCGATCAGTACGCACACGTCAACGACGAACTCGACCGGTGTGTCCTCCCGGAGTGTCCGGAACCCACGGCAGCGGAGTTTCCGCCGCCGTCGCGAGCGAACCGTAACGGCAGCGGTAGCCACGCCTCCGACTAG
- a CDS encoding DMT family transporter → MSRYRSFVLFLVLAAVWGTAFVAISAGLEYFPPVLFAALRYDVAGVLMLGYAAYAVDDPIPRGRDQWATVAAGAVLMIAAYHAFLFVGQQHTTAAAAAVLVSLSPVLTTGFARALVPSDALSSVGVVGVLIGLVGVAIIARPDPSNLLATDVVAKLLVFLAAASFALGSVLTRRIDATLPIETMEAWSMVGGAVVMHVVSLALREPVDLEAFTQPEALGALAYLALVASALGFLLYFDLLERLGAVEINMVSYVAPIFAAVFGWLYLGEVVDVATAAGFVVIAVGFVLVKRRALREEFSHVRRLRSGG, encoded by the coding sequence GTGAGCCGCTATCGAAGCTTCGTCCTCTTTCTGGTGCTCGCTGCAGTCTGGGGAACGGCCTTCGTCGCCATCAGCGCCGGACTCGAGTACTTTCCGCCGGTCCTGTTCGCCGCCTTGCGCTACGACGTCGCGGGCGTCCTGATGCTCGGGTACGCGGCCTACGCGGTCGACGACCCGATCCCACGAGGGCGCGACCAGTGGGCGACGGTCGCCGCCGGTGCGGTCCTGATGATCGCCGCCTATCACGCGTTCCTGTTCGTCGGCCAACAGCACACGACGGCGGCCGCAGCCGCCGTGCTGGTGAGCCTCTCGCCGGTGCTGACGACCGGCTTCGCCCGGGCGCTCGTGCCGTCGGACGCGCTGTCGTCGGTAGGCGTCGTCGGCGTCCTGATCGGACTCGTCGGCGTCGCCATCATCGCTCGTCCCGACCCGTCGAACCTGCTCGCTACCGACGTGGTCGCGAAACTGCTCGTCTTCCTCGCCGCAGCGTCGTTCGCGCTCGGGAGCGTCCTCACCCGGCGCATCGACGCCACCTTGCCGATCGAGACGATGGAAGCCTGGTCGATGGTCGGCGGCGCCGTCGTGATGCACGTCGTGAGCCTCGCCCTCCGCGAACCGGTCGACCTCGAGGCGTTTACCCAGCCCGAAGCGCTCGGCGCGCTCGCGTACCTCGCACTCGTCGCCAGCGCGCTCGGCTTCCTGCTTTATTTCGACCTGCTCGAGCGCCTCGGTGCCGTCGAGATCAACATGGTCTCGTACGTCGCGCCGATCTTCGCCGCCGTCTTCGGCTGGCTCTACCTCGGAGAGGTCGTCGACGTCGCGACCGCGGCCGGCTTCGTCGTCATCGCCGTCGGTTTCGTGCTCGTCAAACGTCGGGCGCTGCGAGAGGAGTTCAGCCACGTCCGACGGCTACGCTCGGGAGGGTAG
- a CDS encoding CDC48 family AAA ATPase, which translates to MNEVQLEVAKAYPNDSGRGIARLDPDTLLHLKLSPGDIIEIEGADTTAAKVWRADRQDWNTDTVRIDGFTRQNADVGIGERVTIRKAEATKANKLVLAPPEEASVQFGSDAAGMVKRQILKRPVVGRDIVPVMSSTNHPFMRSPGQAIPLIAVETDPEGVVLITEDTDVELREEPISGFEKTGGGITYEDIGGLQGEIQRVREMVELPMKHPQIFKKLGIEPPQGVLLHGPPGTGKTLLAKAVANETSASFFSIAGPEIISKYYGESEQQLREIFEDASEESPAIIFIDELDSIAPKREDVTGEVERRVVAQLLTMMDGLEARGQVIVIAATNRVDSVDPALRRPGRFDREIEIGVPDETGREEILQIHTRGMPLSDDVNLSHLADETHGFVGADIESLTKEAAMKALRRYLPEIDLDEEDIPPSLIDRMIVKREDFRGALNEVEPSAMREVLVELPKISWDDVGGLHEAKEQVQESVEWPLSSPEKFDRMGIDPPAGVLLYGPPGTGKTLMAKAVANETNANFISVRGPQLLSKWVGESEKAIRQTFRKARQVSPTVIFFDELDSLAPGRGGDVGSNVSERVVNQLLTELDGLEEMENVMVIGATNRPDMIDPALLRSGRFDRLVMIGEPDTEGRERILEIHTDDTPLAADVSLREIAEITEGYVGSDLESIAREAAIEALREDDDADVVEMRHFRAALENVRPTITDDILDYYERMKEEFKGGTSTVEPGAGRRGSRIGFQ; encoded by the coding sequence ATGAATGAAGTCCAACTGGAGGTCGCGAAGGCGTACCCGAACGATTCGGGTCGTGGAATCGCCCGACTCGACCCGGACACGCTCCTGCATTTGAAGCTCAGTCCGGGCGATATCATCGAGATCGAAGGGGCCGATACCACCGCCGCGAAGGTGTGGCGGGCCGACCGGCAGGACTGGAACACCGATACGGTCCGCATCGACGGCTTCACCCGTCAGAACGCCGACGTCGGCATCGGAGAACGCGTCACTATCCGGAAAGCGGAGGCGACGAAAGCCAACAAGCTCGTCCTCGCTCCGCCAGAGGAGGCGTCGGTGCAGTTTGGCTCCGACGCTGCCGGGATGGTCAAACGCCAGATCCTCAAACGGCCCGTCGTCGGTCGCGACATCGTCCCCGTCATGTCCTCGACGAATCACCCGTTCATGCGATCCCCGGGCCAGGCCATCCCGCTGATCGCCGTCGAGACCGATCCCGAAGGCGTCGTCCTCATCACCGAGGACACCGACGTCGAACTCCGCGAGGAGCCGATCAGCGGCTTCGAGAAGACTGGCGGGGGGATTACCTACGAAGACATCGGCGGGCTCCAGGGTGAGATCCAGCGGGTCCGGGAGATGGTCGAACTCCCGATGAAACACCCCCAGATCTTCAAGAAACTGGGCATCGAGCCGCCACAGGGCGTCCTCCTGCACGGCCCGCCCGGGACGGGCAAGACCTTACTGGCGAAAGCAGTCGCCAACGAGACCTCCGCGAGTTTCTTCTCTATCGCCGGCCCCGAGATCATCTCGAAGTACTACGGCGAGTCCGAACAGCAACTCCGGGAGATCTTCGAGGACGCGAGCGAGGAGTCACCTGCGATCATCTTCATCGACGAACTCGACTCGATCGCGCCCAAACGCGAGGACGTCACCGGCGAGGTCGAACGCCGGGTCGTCGCCCAGCTGTTGACGATGATGGATGGCCTGGAGGCCAGGGGCCAGGTCATCGTCATCGCGGCGACCAACCGCGTCGATAGCGTCGACCCCGCCCTGCGCCGGCCGGGTCGGTTCGACCGCGAGATCGAGATCGGCGTCCCCGACGAGACGGGCCGCGAGGAGATCCTCCAGATCCACACCCGCGGGATGCCGCTGTCCGACGACGTCAACCTCTCGCACCTGGCCGACGAGACCCACGGCTTCGTCGGCGCGGACATCGAGTCGCTGACGAAGGAGGCGGCGATGAAGGCCCTGCGGCGGTACCTCCCCGAGATCGACCTGGACGAGGAGGACATCCCGCCGAGTCTCATCGATCGGATGATCGTCAAACGCGAGGACTTCCGCGGCGCGTTAAACGAGGTCGAACCGAGCGCGATGCGGGAGGTCCTCGTCGAACTCCCGAAGATCTCGTGGGACGACGTCGGCGGCCTCCACGAGGCCAAAGAACAGGTCCAGGAGAGCGTCGAGTGGCCGCTGTCGTCACCGGAGAAATTCGACCGGATGGGGATCGACCCGCCGGCCGGCGTCTTGCTGTACGGCCCGCCGGGGACGGGCAAGACGCTGATGGCCAAAGCGGTCGCCAACGAGACCAACGCCAACTTCATCTCCGTGCGCGGTCCGCAACTGCTCAGCAAGTGGGTCGGTGAGTCGGAGAAGGCGATCCGCCAGACCTTCCGGAAGGCCCGGCAGGTCTCCCCGACGGTGATCTTCTTCGACGAGCTCGACTCGCTGGCACCGGGCCGGGGCGGTGACGTCGGCTCCAACGTGAGCGAACGGGTTGTCAACCAGCTGCTGACGGAACTGGACGGCTTAGAGGAGATGGAGAACGTGATGGTCATCGGCGCGACCAACCGGCCTGATATGATCGATCCCGCACTGCTGCGCTCGGGTCGGTTCGACCGCCTCGTGATGATCGGCGAACCCGACACCGAGGGTCGCGAGCGCATCCTCGAGATCCACACCGACGATACGCCGCTTGCCGCCGACGTCAGCCTGCGAGAGATCGCCGAGATCACCGAAGGCTACGTCGGCTCCGACCTCGAGTCGATCGCCCGCGAGGCAGCCATCGAGGCCCTGCGCGAAGACGACGACGCCGACGTCGTCGAGATGCGCCACTTCCGAGCGGCCCTGGAGAACGTCCGCCCGACGATCACCGACGACATCTTAGACTACTACGAGCGGATGAAAGAGGAGTTCAAAGGCGGCACGAGTACGGTCGAACCCGGCGCTGGCCGCCGAGGCAGCCGGATCGGCTTCCAGTAG
- the larC gene encoding nickel pincer cofactor biosynthesis protein LarC, whose protein sequence is MRLLAFDGRMGASGDMILAALLAAGGDPNALEPVEDALDLEYRIGTTTKCGITSTTVDVLLTDEESGDDEHAHGERHHERQHGDDGGHAHHHHGGDHDHHHHDEAGDEHDGDHHHHHDHGDDEHDHVHAEGHGPHRSYREVVDIVAGMDLPASVERDALAIFELLGEAEASVHGTDLEETHFHEVGADDAIADVVGAALLLEDLEPERVVTTPLSTGGGTATMSHGEYPVPTPAVVEIAERADWSLQGGPVEAELLTPTGAAILGHVADGVDSLPAIDLESSGYGAGGYDLDPHPNVLRALVGEAEGELIRDEITVLETNVDDATPEVLGGLQESLAGAGARDVSILPATMKKSRPGHLVKVICKPEDSERVARRLAEETGTLGVRDTGVTSRWIADRAFETVDLEVDGETHEVTVKVASDADGTIYDVSAEYDDAAAVARETGLPTRVVAERAEATVRSDRTAE, encoded by the coding sequence ATGCGACTACTGGCGTTCGACGGACGGATGGGGGCGAGTGGCGACATGATCCTCGCCGCGTTGCTCGCGGCCGGCGGCGATCCCAACGCACTCGAGCCGGTCGAAGATGCACTGGACCTCGAGTACCGGATCGGGACGACGACCAAGTGCGGGATCACGTCGACGACCGTCGACGTCCTGCTGACCGACGAGGAGAGCGGCGATGACGAGCACGCACACGGCGAGAGACACCACGAGCGCCAGCACGGTGACGATGGCGGTCACGCACACCACCATCACGGCGGCGATCACGACCATCACCATCACGACGAAGCCGGCGACGAGCACGACGGGGACCACCATCACCACCACGACCACGGCGACGACGAGCACGACCACGTCCACGCCGAAGGGCATGGCCCCCACCGCAGCTATCGCGAGGTCGTCGACATCGTCGCCGGAATGGACCTCCCCGCGTCGGTCGAACGCGACGCCCTCGCGATCTTCGAACTGCTCGGCGAGGCCGAAGCCAGCGTCCACGGCACCGACCTCGAGGAGACCCACTTCCACGAGGTCGGCGCGGACGACGCCATCGCGGACGTCGTCGGCGCGGCGCTGTTGCTCGAGGACCTCGAACCCGAGCGCGTCGTGACGACGCCGCTGTCGACCGGCGGCGGCACGGCGACGATGAGCCACGGCGAGTACCCCGTCCCGACGCCGGCGGTCGTCGAGATCGCCGAACGCGCGGACTGGTCGCTCCAGGGCGGCCCCGTCGAGGCCGAACTGCTCACACCCACGGGCGCGGCGATCCTCGGGCACGTCGCCGACGGCGTCGACTCCCTGCCCGCGATCGACCTCGAGTCGTCGGGCTACGGCGCGGGCGGCTACGACCTCGATCCGCACCCGAACGTCCTCCGGGCGCTCGTCGGCGAGGCCGAAGGCGAGCTGATCCGCGACGAGATCACCGTCCTCGAGACGAACGTCGACGACGCGACCCCGGAGGTGCTGGGCGGCCTGCAAGAATCTCTCGCGGGCGCGGGCGCACGAGACGTCTCGATCCTCCCGGCGACGATGAAGAAGTCCCGCCCCGGCCACCTCGTGAAGGTGATCTGCAAACCCGAAGACAGCGAGCGCGTCGCCCGGAGACTCGCCGAAGAGACGGGCACTCTGGGCGTTCGCGATACCGGCGTGACCTCCCGCTGGATCGCCGACCGGGCGTTCGAGACGGTCGACCTCGAGGTCGACGGCGAGACCCACGAGGTGACGGTGAAAGTGGCGAGTGACGCCGACGGCACGATATACGACGTGAGCGCAGAGTACGACGACGCGGCAGCCGTCGCACGAGAGACCGGATTGCCGACTCGAGTCGTAGCGGAGCGAGCAGAGGCGACCGTCCGTTCCGATCGTACGGCGGAGTGA
- the radB gene encoding DNA repair and recombination protein RadB, with amino-acid sequence MNDEAISTGCPPVDELLGGGFERGTVTQLYGPPASGKTNLALSGAIEAAAAGGTAVYIDTEGVSVDRFEQLLSARTDDVETVASRIVLEDALDFEEQAEAVRDAEEFAERADLIVLDSATGFYRLERAADATEGDALRQVTRQITHLLSLARKHDLAVVVTNQVFADPDADRTRPLGGNTLEHWTGAVVRIERFRGGNRRATLEKHRSKPAGESVQFQITETGLVGSGDGAGV; translated from the coding sequence GTGAACGACGAGGCGATTTCGACCGGCTGTCCGCCGGTCGACGAGTTGCTCGGCGGCGGGTTCGAACGCGGCACCGTGACGCAACTGTACGGCCCGCCCGCCTCGGGCAAGACGAATCTCGCCCTCAGCGGCGCGATCGAGGCGGCCGCCGCCGGCGGTACGGCCGTCTACATCGACACCGAAGGTGTCTCGGTCGATCGGTTCGAGCAACTGCTCTCGGCGCGGACCGACGACGTCGAAACCGTCGCCTCGCGGATCGTCCTCGAGGACGCACTCGATTTCGAGGAGCAGGCGGAGGCCGTTCGCGACGCCGAGGAGTTCGCCGAGCGGGCGGATTTGATCGTTCTCGACAGTGCGACCGGGTTCTACCGCCTCGAGCGGGCCGCCGACGCGACCGAGGGCGACGCCCTCAGACAGGTCACCCGGCAGATCACGCACCTCCTCTCGCTCGCGCGAAAACACGATCTGGCCGTCGTCGTCACCAACCAGGTGTTCGCCGACCCGGACGCGGATCGGACGCGCCCGCTGGGTGGAAACACGTTAGAACACTGGACCGGTGCCGTCGTCCGGATCGAACGGTTCCGGGGTGGCAACCGGCGGGCGACGCTCGAGAAACACCGCTCGAAACCCGCCGGCGAGTCGGTGCAGTTCCAGATCACGGAGACGGGACTCGTCGGGAGCGGCGACGGTGCCGGCGTCTAG
- a CDS encoding thiol-disulfide oxidoreductase DCC family protein: MSAEITEDGPIVLFDGVCNLCQGVVQFIVPRDPDGTFRFASLQSDVGQKLLERYGLPTDELESIVLIEGEDCYVKSAAVVRIARHLGGAYALLSPFRFVPRPIRDWAYDFVADHRYQWFGKKDRCMMPTGDVQSRFLE; encoded by the coding sequence ATGAGCGCGGAGATCACCGAGGACGGTCCGATCGTCCTCTTCGACGGCGTTTGCAACCTCTGTCAGGGCGTCGTACAGTTCATCGTGCCACGGGATCCGGACGGAACCTTTCGCTTCGCGTCCCTGCAGTCCGACGTCGGCCAGAAACTGCTCGAGCGGTACGGCCTCCCGACCGACGAACTCGAGTCGATCGTCCTGATCGAGGGCGAGGATTGCTACGTGAAGTCCGCGGCTGTCGTTCGAATTGCTCGCCATCTCGGCGGCGCGTACGCGCTGCTCTCGCCGTTTCGGTTCGTCCCACGCCCGATCCGTGACTGGGCGTACGACTTCGTGGCCGACCACCGATACCAGTGGTTCGGCAAGAAAGATCGCTGCATGATGCCGACGGGTGACGTTCAGTCGCGATTTCTCGAGTGA
- a CDS encoding HTTM domain-containing protein — translation MDRRTHLTHARNLLVSGLDTLSDGLARRVEVDLRALAAFRIALGTLLLADLARRARHLTAFYTDAGVLPRSALFSDYSDVYSLHAVSGEAWVQVLLFLVAGAFALAMVVGYRTRVATLVSWLLLVSLHVRNPMVLNGGDVLLRVLLFWAIFLPLGERWAIDARRLTRERSTVANVATMAVLLQMVIMYVTNAVHKTSGEMWLNGEAVVYVFSLDKLTFLLGNHLEEYHALLELFTHLWIALLVLSPLLVLLTGVRRAVLASLFVGMHLGMLLTLRIDLFPLVVVAGLVPFYPPVVWDGLSALASRFGLTDALRRRLERLEAVVPDVSTPTLSSRLARGRVLFSTILPYVFLVLVVLSSAQSVGYTQVPDHGETALDATKMEQHWQMFAPEPLQTDGWYVVPARLENGSEVDAYHGSQVDWDRPPSVEKTYPTSRWRKYLSNVWSGDNENHREYFSDYLCDRWNRQHETNVENLTLYYMRQPSEPYNETEPVYDVELHEHECADVETAPDDR, via the coding sequence ATGGATCGACGGACACACCTCACACACGCGCGAAACTTGCTTGTTAGCGGACTCGATACCCTCTCGGACGGACTCGCTCGACGGGTCGAGGTCGATCTGCGCGCACTCGCGGCGTTCAGGATCGCCCTCGGGACGCTGTTGCTCGCCGATCTCGCGAGGCGAGCACGGCACCTCACCGCGTTCTACACCGACGCCGGCGTCTTGCCACGATCGGCACTGTTCTCCGATTACTCTGACGTCTACTCGCTTCACGCCGTCTCTGGCGAGGCGTGGGTGCAGGTGTTGCTCTTTCTCGTCGCGGGCGCGTTCGCCCTCGCCATGGTCGTCGGCTACCGGACGAGGGTCGCGACGCTCGTCTCGTGGCTGCTGCTCGTCTCACTTCACGTCCGTAACCCGATGGTCCTCAACGGTGGCGACGTCCTGTTGCGCGTGCTCCTGTTCTGGGCGATCTTCCTGCCGCTTGGCGAGCGGTGGGCGATCGACGCTCGTCGTCTCACCCGAGAGCGATCGACCGTCGCCAACGTGGCGACGATGGCGGTGTTGCTCCAGATGGTCATCATGTACGTGACAAACGCCGTGCACAAGACCAGCGGAGAGATGTGGCTAAACGGTGAGGCAGTCGTCTACGTCTTCAGTCTCGACAAACTCACGTTCCTGCTGGGAAACCACCTCGAGGAGTACCACGCGCTGCTCGAACTGTTCACGCACCTGTGGATCGCACTGTTGGTTCTCTCGCCGCTGCTCGTCTTGCTGACCGGCGTCCGTCGTGCGGTGCTCGCCTCGCTTTTCGTCGGGATGCATCTCGGAATGCTCCTCACGCTCCGGATCGACCTGTTCCCGCTCGTGGTCGTCGCCGGACTCGTCCCGTTCTACCCACCCGTCGTCTGGGACGGCCTCTCGGCCTTAGCGTCTCGGTTCGGTCTCACTGACGCCCTCCGACGCCGACTCGAGCGACTCGAGGCCGTCGTTCCGGACGTCTCCACGCCAACGCTTTCTTCGCGGCTCGCTCGTGGGCGCGTCCTGTTTTCGACGATCCTCCCCTACGTCTTCCTCGTGCTCGTCGTCCTCTCGAGTGCCCAGTCGGTGGGCTACACCCAGGTTCCGGATCACGGAGAGACAGCCCTCGATGCCACCAAGATGGAGCAACACTGGCAGATGTTCGCGCCCGAGCCGCTACAGACGGACGGCTGGTACGTCGTTCCGGCGCGGCTGGAAAACGGATCCGAAGTCGACGCCTACCACGGGTCGCAGGTCGACTGGGACCGGCCACCGAGCGTCGAGAAGACGTATCCGACGTCCCGCTGGCGCAAGTACCTCTCGAACGTGTGGTCGGGTGACAACGAGAACCACCGGGAGTACTTCAGTGACTATCTCTGTGACCGCTGGAACCGCCAGCACGAAACGAACGTGGAGAACCTGACGCTCTACTATATGAGACAGCCGTCGGAACCGTACAACGAGACCGAACCGGTCTACGACGTCGAGCTACACGAACACGAGTGTGCCGACGTCGAGACCGCTCCCGACGACCGGTAG
- a CDS encoding CBS domain-containing protein, translated as MDIADIATTEYIEVDVGTRMGKVRSTFENGNPKGLIVTNDGEYEGVLSEREVLQSHVEDDAKVAALTKPSRNDPVPQLDRHEDVRDAARKLVEGNARVAPVFENDQLWGVVSGDGILEAVLENLDAITVADVYTDDPVTLGEDDGIGKAINYLREHGISRLPVVNENGYLTGVVTTHDIADFVIRENDSTTTGDRVGDTQRMLDVPVYDIMNSPVETTSLEATAREAVEQMLESDYGGLVVTGDDDRTIDGVITKTDVLRALTYTEREHMDVQITNVSLLDTISRESIVQSIEDVSDKYAEMQVFHAHVRFHEHKEKLRGTPLIACQIRLRTSKGQVAGSGEGYGAENAFRVALDKLERNVLELKGVQSDEEYRGQLLRKLNEL; from the coding sequence ATGGATATCGCTGACATCGCCACTACGGAGTACATCGAAGTCGACGTCGGGACGCGAATGGGGAAGGTCCGTTCGACGTTCGAGAACGGAAATCCCAAGGGACTTATCGTCACGAACGACGGGGAGTACGAAGGCGTGCTCAGCGAACGTGAGGTGCTCCAGTCCCACGTCGAGGACGACGCCAAGGTGGCGGCGCTCACGAAACCGAGCCGGAACGATCCGGTTCCACAACTCGACCGACACGAGGACGTCCGCGACGCCGCGCGAAAACTCGTCGAGGGGAACGCTCGAGTCGCACCCGTCTTCGAGAACGACCAGCTCTGGGGAGTCGTGAGCGGCGACGGCATCCTCGAGGCCGTCCTCGAGAACCTGGACGCAATCACTGTCGCGGACGTCTACACCGACGACCCCGTCACGCTCGGGGAGGACGACGGCATCGGAAAGGCGATCAACTACCTGCGCGAACACGGCATCTCCCGGCTCCCGGTGGTAAACGAGAACGGCTATCTCACCGGCGTCGTCACGACCCACGACATCGCGGACTTCGTCATCAGGGAGAACGATTCGACCACGACCGGCGACCGCGTTGGCGACACCCAGCGGATGCTCGACGTGCCCGTCTACGACATCATGAACAGCCCGGTCGAGACGACCTCGCTCGAGGCGACCGCCCGCGAGGCCGTCGAGCAGATGCTCGAGAGCGACTACGGCGGACTGGTCGTCACGGGCGACGACGACCGCACTATCGACGGCGTCATCACCAAGACCGACGTCCTGCGTGCGCTCACCTACACGGAGCGAGAGCACATGGACGTCCAGATCACGAACGTCTCGCTGCTCGATACGATTTCCCGGGAGTCGATCGTCCAGAGCATCGAGGACGTCTCGGACAAGTACGCCGAGATGCAGGTGTTCCACGCCCACGTCCGCTTCCACGAACACAAGGAGAAACTGCGCGGAACCCCACTGATCGCGTGTCAGATCCGCCTGCGAACCAGTAAGGGTCAGGTCGCCGGCTCCGGCGAGGGATACGGCGCCGAGAACGCTTTCCGGGTCGCCCTCGACAAACTCGAGCGAAACGTCCTCGAACTCAAGGGCGTCCAGAGCGACGAGGAGTACCGCGGACAGCTCCTGCGGAAGCTAAACGAGCTGTAG
- a CDS encoding lycopene cyclase domain-containing protein — translation MAPDIDVFGRYTYLATELFWGAIALALLRRADAVRRAAVTILALYPVAYLWDRYTLEVGVFSIDLRTGIEIAGIPLEEHLFMAVVPGLVVGFHENIFGDRGLSSSATGRE, via the coding sequence ATGGCACCTGACATCGACGTGTTCGGACGGTACACCTACCTCGCAACCGAACTGTTCTGGGGAGCGATCGCCCTCGCGCTGTTGCGACGTGCCGACGCCGTGCGGCGGGCCGCCGTCACGATCCTCGCTCTGTATCCCGTCGCCTACCTGTGGGACCGCTACACCCTCGAAGTCGGCGTCTTCTCGATCGACCTCCGGACGGGAATCGAGATCGCCGGCATCCCGCTCGAGGAGCACCTCTTCATGGCCGTCGTCCCGGGACTCGTCGTCGGATTTCACGAGAACATTTTCGGAGATCGAGGGCTCTCATCGAGTGCGACTGGACGGGAGTGA
- a CDS encoding CAP domain-containing protein, translating into MAGPRRAGRHRPPTSDARGPDRAILGIFRVLVAAILVTALALGAVVAAPYVVDELEERTSPVTFEEPPPAGDRNPELVDPDDPSRSTYDATAGTVTSDVVEDFVHQKVNERRTEHGLEPIEWDGTVASVSRAHSVDMADRSYFNHTNPDGENPMDRFNDVGGYCRGYGENIAMTWVDRKVRHPDGSTTTYETPEALAEGLVEQWMNSPPHRRAILEESWDRGGVGVYLADDGQVFATHNFCQTSSSPFG; encoded by the coding sequence ATGGCAGGTCCTCGTCGTGCCGGCCGCCACCGACCACCCACGAGTGACGCCCGCGGCCCGGACCGCGCGATCCTCGGCATTTTCCGCGTTCTCGTCGCCGCCATCCTCGTCACGGCACTCGCACTCGGGGCTGTCGTCGCCGCCCCGTACGTCGTCGACGAACTCGAAGAGCGGACGTCGCCGGTCACGTTCGAAGAACCGCCGCCGGCCGGCGATCGCAACCCTGAACTGGTCGATCCGGACGATCCGAGCAGGTCGACGTACGACGCGACTGCCGGAACGGTCACGTCGGACGTCGTCGAGGACTTCGTCCACCAGAAGGTCAACGAACGTCGGACCGAACACGGACTCGAGCCGATCGAGTGGGACGGCACCGTCGCGTCGGTCTCGCGGGCTCATAGCGTCGACATGGCCGACCGGTCGTATTTCAACCACACGAACCCCGACGGCGAGAATCCGATGGACCGGTTCAACGACGTCGGCGGCTACTGCCGTGGCTACGGCGAGAACATCGCGATGACGTGGGTCGATCGCAAGGTCAGACATCCCGACGGGAGTACCACCACATACGAGACCCCCGAGGCGCTCGCCGAAGGGCTCGTCGAGCAGTGGATGAACTCGCCACCGCACCGAAGGGCGATTCTCGAGGAGTCCTGGGACCGCGGCGGCGTCGGCGTCTATCTGGCCGACGACGGACAGGTATTCGCGACGCACAACTTCTGTCAGACGTCGTCGTCGCCGTTTGGATGA